The genomic segment GCGTTTCAACCTGTTTCCGCACAAGACCGCGCTGGAGAACATCACCGAAGGCCCCACCCAGGTTCAGGGGCGCAAGCTGGACGAGGTGCGCGCCGAGGCGACCGAGCTGCTTCGTCGCGTCGGGCTGGCGGCGAAGGCGGATTCCTATCCGGCGCAGCTCTCTGGCGGCCAGCAGCAGCGCGTCGCGATCGCGCGGGCGCTCGCCATGAAGCCGATGCTGATGCTGTTCGACGAGCCCACCAGCGCGCTCGATCCCGAGCTGGTCGGCGAGGTACTCGCGGTCATGAAGGAGCTGGCGCGAAGCGGCATGACCATGATGGTGGTGACGCACGAGCTCGGCTTCGCCCGCGAGGTCGCCGACCGCGTCGTCTACATGGATCAGGGCGCGATCGTCGAGCAGGGTCGCGCCTCCGACGTGTTGGGCGCGCCGCGCGAGGAGCGCACCAAGGCATTTCTTTCGGCAGTGATCTGAAACTGGGAGCGTGGTGATGAAGAGACTTTTGCTTGCGGCGGCGTTCCTGGGCGGCATGAGCGCGTCGGCGATGGCGGCCGAATTGCCGCCTGACATCGCCAAGCGAGGCAGCCTCAAAGTGGCGATCGTGCCGAACTATCCGCCGATGGAGTTCCGCGATCCCGCCACCAACGCGCTCTCCGGTTTCGACGTCGATCTTGGCGAGGCGATCGGCCGCAAGCTCGGCCTCAAGATCGAATGGACCGAGACCAGCTTTGCCGAATTCATGCCGTCGATTTCGACGGGGCGGGTGGATGCCATCCTGTCCGGCTTCACCGACTATGCGAGCCGGCATGAGACCGCCTCTTTTGTCGACTATTTGCGCAGCGGCCCGCAGTTCTTCGTGCAGGCGTCACGCAAGGCGGAATTCAAGGATGCGACGTCACTGTGCGGCAAGAAGGTCGGCTCCAGCCGCCGCACCATGTTCCCGGCCCAGATCGCGGCGTGGAGCGAGAAGAATTGCGGCAGCAATCCGATCCAGGTCGTCGGCACCGACGGCTCGGCCGACGCGCGCACCCAGCTGCGGCAAGGCCGCATCGATGCCGCCGCCCAGGGCAACGAGACGCTGCCCTACATCATAGACCTCGAGCCCAACACCTATGCGACGGTGGGCGAGCCCATCGCGCAGCAATTCACCGGCATTGCTCTGCCGGTGAAGGAGAAGGCATTGCAGCAGGCAATGCTGGAGGCGGTCGACGCGCTGATTGCGGACGGCACCTACAAGACGCTGCTGGCGAAGTGGAAATTGAGCGACAACGCAATCGAGAAGGCGACCATCAATGCTGGACAGTAAGGCACTCCAGAGCATTCCGCTCGTTCCGGCCAACACCGCGGATCCCGCGCCCGAATATCCCTGGCCGAAGCCGTACAATTCGGCGATGTTCCTGTCGTTCGACGTGGACGCCGAGAGCGCCTGGACCAGCAAGGATGCGGTGCATGCGCAGCGGCTGATCACCATGAGCTATGGCGGCTACGAGGCGCGCGTTGGCACGCCGAAGCTCTTGGAGCTGCTCGACCAGCTCGATCTCAAGGCGACGTTCTTCGTCACGGGCTGGTCGGTCGACGCGCATCCGGCGATGGCGGAATCGATCCTGAAGGCCGGCCACGAGATCGGCCATCACGGCTATCACCATCTGTTGCCGGATCCCGGCGATCCCTGGATCGAGGAGGAGCTGGAGCGCGGCTTCGAGGCGCTGAAGCGCCGGCTCGGCGTCAAGCCGACCGGCTATCGCGCGCCCTATGGCGAGTTCACGGAGGAGCTGCGCGTCGCGCTGGTGCGCCACGGCATCGTCTATACGTCTTCGTTCCGCGACGACGTCAGGCCCTATCGCCATCGCCTCGCCGACGGCAAGCCCGGCACGATCGAGCTGCCGGTGACCGCGAGCTACGATGATTGGATGCACGGCCTGTCCGCCCGCTTCAGCCCGCGCTCGATCTTCCCCAAGGAGCACGTGCTCTCGATGTGGAAGGACGAGCTCGATGAGGTCCGCGACTGGGGTGCGATGGTGACGACCGTGCTGCATCCGCAATGCAGCGGCCGTCCGATGCGGCTGCGCCTGCTGCGCGAGTTCCTCACTTACGCAAAATCGTGCCCGGATGTCTGGATCACCACCGGCGAGAAAATCGCGGAGAACTTCCTGCGCCACGAGGCCGGTAACCGCTAATGTCCATTTCCCGCCGTTCGCTCCTGAAGGCTGGCGCGGCGCTGCCGGCGCTGTCGCTGCCCGGCATTGTCCGCGCTGAATCGCGGTCCACGCTGCGCTTCATCCCGGTCATCGACCTCGCTTTCGTCGACCCCATCTATTCGACCGCGCAGGTATCGCGAAACCATGGCTTCATGGTCTACGACACGCTCTACGGCATG from the Bradyrhizobium sp. WBAH42 genome contains:
- a CDS encoding amino acid ABC transporter ATP-binding protein; translated protein: MTKPLVAIRSVSKNFGEFQALNNVSLDVWPGEVMCLIGASGSGKTTLLRCINQLTTIDAGGIWLDGELLGVREHGGRLHRLSEREIGRQRLKTGMVFQRFNLFPHKTALENITEGPTQVQGRKLDEVRAEATELLRRVGLAAKADSYPAQLSGGQQQRVAIARALAMKPMLMLFDEPTSALDPELVGEVLAVMKELARSGMTMMVVTHELGFAREVADRVVYMDQGAIVEQGRASDVLGAPREERTKAFLSAVI
- a CDS encoding ABC transporter substrate-binding protein → MKRLLLAAAFLGGMSASAMAAELPPDIAKRGSLKVAIVPNYPPMEFRDPATNALSGFDVDLGEAIGRKLGLKIEWTETSFAEFMPSISTGRVDAILSGFTDYASRHETASFVDYLRSGPQFFVQASRKAEFKDATSLCGKKVGSSRRTMFPAQIAAWSEKNCGSNPIQVVGTDGSADARTQLRQGRIDAAAQGNETLPYIIDLEPNTYATVGEPIAQQFTGIALPVKEKALQQAMLEAVDALIADGTYKTLLAKWKLSDNAIEKATINAGQ
- a CDS encoding polysaccharide deacetylase encodes the protein MLDSKALQSIPLVPANTADPAPEYPWPKPYNSAMFLSFDVDAESAWTSKDAVHAQRLITMSYGGYEARVGTPKLLELLDQLDLKATFFVTGWSVDAHPAMAESILKAGHEIGHHGYHHLLPDPGDPWIEEELERGFEALKRRLGVKPTGYRAPYGEFTEELRVALVRHGIVYTSSFRDDVRPYRHRLADGKPGTIELPVTASYDDWMHGLSARFSPRSIFPKEHVLSMWKDELDEVRDWGAMVTTVLHPQCSGRPMRLRLLREFLTYAKSCPDVWITTGEKIAENFLRHEAGNR